One Ranitomeya imitator isolate aRanImi1 chromosome 1, aRanImi1.pri, whole genome shotgun sequence DNA window includes the following coding sequences:
- the TPGS1 gene encoding tubulin polyglutamylase complex subunit 1, with amino-acid sequence MAPGRLLPLTGSMADKRRGVAGSPGPRSQPRATSEADFLAQAGVRDMLRSAVLKLLEARPEEPLVFLAAFFEKLSVGAAGGSKSGDRGSHILGHQRLGHALWYLKLAHHSQRTAFNNNLTIAYDGLSAGGRKRKPGLNGKTYSEVLSRICQDGDLPTEISSSLLKKIQCRDHEAVPFDVFRYGVLTCFVLVEFITKADALFNILDGGNQSDQRLCQAVLDTLEEALTASDLSVPASYLEAGSKLGPDCLAIAMDRALQNKKPGIPMERGEFLKEACLLFLDKVKPVQ; translated from the exons ATGGCGCCTGGCCGGCTTCTCCCACTGACTGGAAGCATGGCGGACAAGAGACGTGGTGTAGCAGGCTCCCCGGGGCCGCGCTCTCAGCCGAGGGCCACCAGCGAGGCGGACTTTCTGGCTCAGGCCGGAGTACGTGACATGCTGCGGTCGGCAGTGCTGAAGCTGCTGGAGGCCAGGCCGGAGGAGCCGCTCGTGTTCCTGGCCGCTTTCTTTGAGAAATTGAGCGTGGGAGCGGCTGGAGGATCCAAGTCCGGTGACCGGGGCTCCCACATACTGGGCCACCAGCGGCTGGGGCATGCGCTGTGGTACCTGAAGCTGGCTCATCACTCGCAGAG AACTGCCTTCAACAATAACCTCACCATTGCATATGATGGCCTCAGTGCTGGGGGAAGAAAGAGAAAGCCTGGCCTGAATGGAAAGACATACAGTGAGGTCCTGTCCAGGATTTGTCAGGACGGCGACCTCCCTACGGAGATATCCTCTTCTCTTCTGAAGAAGATCCAGTGCCGAGATCATGAAGCTGTTCCCTTTGATGTATTCCGTTATGGGGTGCTCACCTGCTTTGTGTTGGTGGAGTTCATAACTAAAGCAGATGCTCTGTTTAATATTCTAGATGGTGGCAACCAGTCGGACCAAAGGCTGTGCCAGGCTGTGCTGGACACTTTAGAAGAAGCACTTACTGCTAGTGACTTATCTGTGCCAGCTAGCTACCTGGAGGCTGGCTCCAAACTAGGACCTGACTGTTTGGCCATCGCTATGGACCGAGCTCTCCAGAACAAAAAGCCTGGTATTCCTATGGAGCGCGGTGAATTTTTGAAAGAAGCATGCTTGCTGTTCCTTGACAAAGTCAAACCAGTTCAATGA